ATCATTGTTTTTAAATCCGCATTGTTGACATACTTTCATTTTACTCGCCTCAAAAAGGGGTTTAATTAAGACTATTTATATAAACTATTGGTATTATACTTTATGCACTATATATTCAAATCTAATGAAAATTAAAAATAAATAATAAATAATAATACGATAAAGATTAACATGGAAAGGGTGCCGGACATGTCTGATGATGATAAATACTTGAATGGAGAATTATTGATTAATGCACGCAAACCCGAAGGGGAATTGGGCAGTGAGTTGATTGACATGATGAATGAAAATCATGAAGGCCTTGCCCAATGGAGTTTAAGCCATTTGAACATATCCAAAAATGATGTTGTTTTAGATGTAGGATGTGGCGGTGGAGTAAACATCGAAAGATTTTTGAAAATGACGGAAGCCAAAGTATTCGGCATAGATTACTCCAAATTAGCAGTTGAGAGATCTGTTGAGTTAAACAGAAAAGCCATTGATGAAGGCAAATGTGAAATTATTCAAGGTTCCGTTTCAAATTTGCCTTTTGAAGATGATAGCTTTAATATTGTCACCGCTTTTGAAACCGTTTATTTTTGGCCGGAATTTGAAAATGAT
This genomic interval from Methanobrevibacter sp. contains the following:
- a CDS encoding class I SAM-dependent methyltransferase produces the protein MSDDDKYLNGELLINARKPEGELGSELIDMMNENHEGLAQWSLSHLNISKNDVVLDVGCGGGVNIERFLKMTEAKVFGIDYSKLAVERSVELNRKAIDEGKCEIIQGSVSNLPFEDDSFNIVTAFETVYFWPEFENDLKEILRVLKDGGIFFIANETVPNENDSRQKDLIELLDMNLYSEDEFKRYLLEAGFLHVTCFTKDSKDSFTGDDADWICVIAKK